Genomic segment of Umezawaea sp. Da 62-37:
CCGTTCGCCCGCCTCCTCGTGGGCCGCGTAGGTACGCAGGATCCACGGCCACACCGGCCACGGGGAGCGCGCGTCGTCGCGCTGCGCGGGCGGCATGGGGTACTGGTCGAGCTGGAGCACGGACGCCGCGCCTTCGCGGACGGCCGTCCCGAAGCAGTCGGCGCCGGTGTCGCCGCCGCCGATGATCACCACGTGCTTGCCCGCGGCGGACAGCGGTGACGGGCCGTCGCCCTCGACGGCCCGGTTGGCGGGCACGAGGTGGTCCATGGCGAGGTGGACGCCCGCGAGGCCGCGGCCCGGCGTGGTCGTGTCGTCGCGGCCGCGCAGGGCGCCGACGGCGAGCACGACGGCGTCGAACTTGGCGCGCAACTGCTCCACGGTGAGGTCCACGCCGACCTCGACGCCGGTGACGAACTTGGTGCCCTCCTTGCGGAGCTGCGCCAGCCGCCGGTCGAGGACCTTCTTCTCCATCTTGAACTCGGGGATGCCGTAGCGCAGCAGGCCGCCGAGGCGGTCGTCGCGCTCGAACACCGTGACGTGGTGGCCCGCGCGGGTCAGCTGCTGCGCGGCGGCCAGACCGGCCGGGCCGGAGCCGACGACGGCGACCTTGCGGCCGGAGGAGACCGTGGACTGGCTGGCGCGCACCAGTCCCTGCTCCCACGACACGTCGGCGATGGCCTGCTCGACGCGCTTGATCGCGACCGCTCCCCCGGCGTCCGGGGTGATCGCCAGCACGCACGCCGCCTCGCACGGCGCGGGGCACAGCCGCCCGGTGAACTCCGGGAAGTTGTTGGTGGCGTGCAGGCGGTCCGAGGCCAGTTCCCAGTCGCCGCGGCGGACCAGGTCGTTCCACTCCGGGATCAGGTTGCCCAGCGGGCAACCGGCGGAACCGGAGTGGCAGAACGGGATGCCGCAGTCCATGCAGCGCCCGGCCTGGGTGCGGACCTGCTTCTCGCGCACCTCGGGTTCGAGGTCCAGGTAGACCTCGCGCCAGTCCTCGACGCGCTCGGTCGCCGGGCGCTTCTTCGCGTCGGCGCGGTCGTTCTTCAGAAAACCGTGCGGGTCAGCCACGGGAGGCCTCCATGATCGCCGTGTCGACGTCCCTGCCCTCCGCGCGGGCGAGCCTCATCGCTTCGAGCACGCGCTGGTAGTCGCGGGGCATGACCTTGGTGAACGCGGCGGAACGCCGGGGCCAGTCGCCGAGCAGCGACGCGGCCACCGCCGAACCGGTGAGCTGGTGGTGCCGGGTGACGGTCTCCTTGAGCCAGCGGAGGTCGTCCGGTGACGGGCGCTGCAACTCGACCATCGCCTTGTTCACGTTGGCGGGGTCGAGATCCAGCAGGTAGGCGATGCCGCCGGACATGCCCGCGGCGAGGTTGCGGCCGGTCGGGCCGAGCACCACCGCGCGGCCGCCGGTCATGTACTCGAACGCGTGGTCGCCCACGCCCTCGGCCACCGCGATCGCACCCGAGTTGCGGACGCAGAAGCGCTCGCCGACCCGGCCGCGCAGGAAGATCTCCCCGCTGGTCGCGCCGTAGCCGATCACGTTGCCCGCGATCACCTGCTGCTCGGCGGCGAACGCCGAGTCCTCGTGCGGGCGCACCACGATCCGGCCGCCGGACAGGCCCTTGCCGACGTAGTCGTTGGCGTCGCCGACCATCTCCAGCGTGATGCCGGCGGGCAGGAACGCGCCGAGCGACTGGCCCGCGGACCCGGTGAGCCGGACGTGGATCGTGTCGTCGGGCAGGCCGTCGCCGCCGAAGCGGCGGGTGACCTCCGCGCCGAGCAGCGTGCCGACGGTGCGGTTCACGTTGCGCACCGGCAGTTCCAGCCGCACCGGGATGGCGTCCTCGAGCGCGCCCTCGGCGAGCTGGAGCAGCGTGCGGTCCAGGGCGTGGGCGAGGCCGTGGTCCTGGTCGCGGACGCGGCGCCTCGCCGACGGGTAGCGGGTCTCGGGCACGGCGAACACCGGCGACAAGTCCAGCCCGGAGGCCTTCCAGTGTTCCATGGCGGGGTCGGTGTTCAGCAGCTCGGCGTGGCCCACGGCCTCGTCGATCGTGCGGAAACCCAGTGCCGCCAGGTGTTCCCTGACCTCCTGCGCGACGAACTCGAAGAAGTTCACCACGTGGTCGGCCTGGCCGGTGTAGCGCGCGCGGAGCACCGGGTTCTGCGTGGCGACGCCGACCGGGCAGGTGTCGAGGTGGCAGACGCGCATCATCACGCAGCCCGCGACGATCAGCGGCGCGGTGGCGAAGCCGAACTCCTCGGCGCCGAGCAGCGCGGCCACCACGACGTCGCGGCCGGTGCGCAGCGCGCCGTCGACCTGGACCGTGATGCGGTCGCGCAAACCGTTGAGCAGCAACGTCTGCTGCGTCTCGGCGAGCCCGATCTCCCACGGCGTACCGGCGTGCTTGAGCGAGTTGAGCGGGGACGCGCCGGTGCCGCCGTCGTGGCCGGAGATCAGCACGACGTCCGCGTGCGCCTTCGCCACGCCCGTCGCGACCGTGCCCACGCCGATCTCGCTGACCAGCTTCACGTGCACGCGGGCCTGCTCGTTGGCGTTCTTCAGGTCGTGGATGAGCTGGGCCAGGTCCTCGATGGAGTAGATGTCGTGGTGCGGCGGCGGCGAGATGAGGCCGACGCCCGGCGTGGAGTGCCGGGTGCGCGCGATCCATGGGTACACCTTGTAGCCGGGCAGCTGCCCGCCCTCGCCGGGCTTCGCGCCCTGCGCCATCTTGATCTGGATGTCGGTGCCGTTGACCAGGTACTCGCTGGTCACGCCGAACCGGCCGGACGCGACCTGCTTGACCGCCGAGCGCCGCTCGGGGTCGTAGAGGCGTTCGCGGTCCTCGCCGCCCTCGCCGCTGTTGGACCGACCGCCCAGCCGGTTCATCGCGATGGCCAGGGTCTCGTGCGCCTCGGCCGAGATGGAGCCGTAGGACATGGCACCGGTGTTGAAGCGCTTGACGATGGAGGAGACCGGCTCGACCTCGTCGATCGGCACCGGGGTGCGGCCCTGCGTGAGCAGCTCGAACAGGCCGCGCAGCGTGCCGCCCTCGCGGGCCAGCCGCTCGACCTCCTCGGTGTACTGCCGGTAGACCTCGGTCTTGCGGGTCTTCGTGGCGTGCTGGAGCAGGAACACCGTCTCCGGGGAGAACAGGTGCAGCTCGCCCTCGCGGCGGTAGGAGTACTCGCCGCCGACCTCCAGGCGCCGGTGCGAGCGGTCGGTCGGGTTGTCCGGGAACGCCCGGCGGTGCCGGATCGCGACCTCCTCGGCGAGCACGTCGAGGCCGACGCCGCCGAGCTTGGACACCGTGCCGGTGAAGTACTCGTTGAGCAGGTCGTGCGCCAGGCCCATGGCCTCGAAGACCTGCGCCGCGGTGTAGGCGCCGACGGTGGAGATGCCCATCTTGGACATGATCTTCAGGACGCCCTTGACCAGCGCGCCCACGTACTGGCGCACGGCCTTGCGCGGCTCGATGCCGGTGATCGCGCCCTGGTTGACCAGGTCCTCGATCGTCTCGAACGCCAGGTACGGGTTGACCGCCGCGGCGCCGTAGCTCAGCAGGGCCGCGATGTGGTGCACCTCGCGGGCGTCGCCGGACTCGACGACGAGCGCGACGCGCAGCCGCTCCTTGGTGCGCACCAGGTGGTGGTGCACCGCGGAGACCAGCAGCAGCGACGGGATCGGCGCCATCCGGTGGTCGGAGTCGCGGTCGGACAGCACCAGCGTGCGGGCGCCGTTCGCGATGGCCTCCGACGCCTCGCGGCGCACCCGCTCGACGGCCGCGGCGAGCTCATCGCCACCACCGTCCACCTTGTACAGTCCGGAAAGGACGGTGCACGCGAAGCCGGGCAGGTCGCCGTCGTCGTTGATGTGGATGAGCTTGGCCAGCTCGTCGTTGTCGATGACGGGGTAGTCGAGCTGGATGTGCCTGCACGACACCGGGGACGGCCCGAGCAGGTTCTGCTCGGGCCCCATCACGCGCGACACCGACGTGACGATCTCCTCGCGGATCGCGTCCAGCGGCGGGTTCGTTACCTGGGCGAAGTTCTGCACGAAGTAGTCGTAGAGCAGCCGGGACCGCTTCGACAGCGCGGCCACGGGGGTGTCGGTGCCCATCGAGCCCAGCGGCTCCATGCCGCCGACCGTCATGGGCGCCAGCAGGATGCGCAGCTCCTCCTCGGTGTAGCCGAAGGTGAGCTGGCGGCGCACGACGGACTCGTGGCTCTGCACGACGTGCTCGCGGTCGGCGAGGTCGTCGAGCTGGAGCAGGCCCGCGTGCAGCCACTCCTCGTACGGGTGGTCGTCGGCGAGCCCGGCCTTGATCTCGGCGTCGTCGACGATCCGGCCCGCCTCGGTGTCCACCAGGAACATGCGGCCCGGCTGGAGGCGGCCCTTGGCCACGACCTGGCTCGGCGGCACGTCCAGCACGCCGGTCTCGCTGGCCAGCACGACCCTGCCGTCGGCGGTCTGCCACCAGCGGGCCGGGCGCAGGCCGTTGCGGTCCAGGACCGCGCCGACCAGCGAGCCGTCGGTGAACGTGACGCAGGCGGGGCCGTCCCACGGCTCCATCAGGCTGGCGTGGAACTGGTAGAACGCCCGCTGCGCGGGCTTCATCGTGGCGTGGTTCTCCCAGGCCTCGGGGATCATCATCATCACCGCGTGCGGCAGCGACCGGCCGCCCAGGTGCAGCAGCTCCAGGACCTCGTCCATCGACGCCGAGTCCGAACCCTCGGCGTCGCAGATCGGGAACAGCCTAGTCAGGTCGCCGGGGATCAGGTCGGAGCGGAGCAGCGCCTCGCGGGCGCGCATCCGGTTCCGGTTGCCGCGGACGGTGTTGATCTCGCCGTTGTGCGCCACGTACCGGAACGGGTGCGCGAGCGGCCACGACGGGAACGTGTTGGTGGAGAAGCGCGAGTGCACCAGCGCGATGGCGGAGGCGAGCCGCTCGTCGCGCAGGTCCGGGAAGAACGCGGGCAGCTGCCCGGTCGTGAGCATGCCCTTGTAGACCAGGGTGCGCGCGGACAGCGACGGGAAGTACGTGCCGACGTTCGCGTGCTCGACCCGCTTGCGCAGGCCGAAGGTCAACCGGTCCAGTTCGACGCCCTCGACGGCCGCGTCGTCGGCCGAGGCCACGAACAGCATCGCGAAGTGCGGGACCACCGACAGCGCGGTCGGACCGACGTCGGCGGCCACCGGGTCGACCGGCACGTCGCGCCAGCCCAGGACCACGAGGCCCTCCTCGGCGGCGATCCGCTCGGCCGTGTCCACGGCCTTGGCGCGCTCGTCGGCGTCCAGGGGCAGGAACGCCACCCCCGCCGCGTAGCTCCCGCGCGCCGGCAGGTCGAAGTCGACCACCGCGCGGAGGAACTCGTCGGGGAGCTGGAGCAGGATGCCCGCACCGTCACCGCTGGTCGGCTCGGCACCCGCGGCGCCCCGGTGTTCGAGGTTGGCCAACGCGGTGAGCGCGTCGACCACGATTCCGTGCGAACGCCGACCCTGGATGTCGGCCACCATCGCCACACCGCAAGCGTCGCGCTCCGCAGTGGGGTCGTAGAGGCCCTGAGGGGCCGGGATGGCGGAGAAGATCACAGCGCAGACCTCCTTCGTCGTCCTGTGAAGAACGATGTCCTCGTGCTCAGACCTGGGATGACGGTCTCTGGGCACGGGACGACGATGGCCCGCGTGTTGACGCGACCTTAACAGCCGCGAAACCTGGAATCACCCTCCGATGGATGGTGTTGCCCATGATCGCGTAACGATTCGGGCTGTCGGGACGACAAGGCGCAATCGGTTACAACCGGGCAGCATATCCGAGCACGTTCGCACCCGCGCGGCGATGAGAGCTTGACAACACCAGGTCCACCACCGGTTCCCGCGGCTCCAGCGCTGGTGGCGGGGCATACGCCCTGGTTAGCGGGCGGTAACAGGACCAGTCGTTCCGGTGGTGGCGCGCAGTCGCGGAGCCGTCCACCCCGCAACGCCGCCAGAGCCGCCCGAAGGCGGCCCTGGCGGGTCGGGAAGGCGGGCCCCGACACCGCGCGCTGCGTGGGGGGTGTGCGCGGCGGCGGGACCCGCGGCCGGTGGTCTAGTGGGCGCCCGCCGGGACGGTGTCGCGCCTGCCGTCGCCGTCGGGGACGTCGTCACCGGCGTGCTGCTGGTCGATGAGGTGGTCGACGTCCACGAGCGACGGGTTGTCGAGCACCTCCCGCAGCCGGTCGCGGTCGAGCTGGTTCTGCCAGCGGGCGATCACGAGGGTGCCGACGCCGTTGCCGATGACGTTCGTGATCGCCCGCGCCTCGGACATGAACCGGTCGATGCCGACGATGAGCGCGATGCCGACCGCGGGGATGGCGCTGTTCGCCTCGAACGCCTGGAGGGAGGCGGCGAGGGTCACCAGGCCCGCGCCCGTGACGCCCGCCGCGCCCTTGCTGGCGAGCAGCATGAACAGCAGCAGGCCGATCTGGGTGCCGATGCTGACATCGGTGCCGGTGGCCTGGGCGATGAACAGCGCGCCCATCGTCAGGTAGATGCACGTGCCGTCGAGGTTGAACGAGTAGCCGGTCGGGATGGTCAGGCCGACCACGGACTTCTCCGCGCCCGCCGCCTCCAGCTTGACCAGCATCCGCGGCAGGACCGTCTCGCTGGAGGACGTGCCGAGCACGATCAGCAGCTCGTCCTTGATGTAGCGCAGGAACTTGAGGATGTTGAACCCGGCGTAGTACGAGACGCCGCCGAGCACCAGGAAGACGAACAGCACGCAGGTGACGTAGAACGACCCCATCAGCCAGGCGAGCTTGCCCAGGATGCTGCCGCCGAACTTGCCGATCGTGTAGGCGATGCCGCCGAACGCGCCGATCGGCGCCGCGTACATGACGATCTTGATGACGCCGAACATGACCTTGGCGAACGTGTCGAGCGCGGACACGACCTTGGCGCCGCGCGCCCCCATGCCCGCCACGGCGACGGCGACCAGGACGGCGATCACGAGCACCTGGATCAGCTGGCCGTCGGTGAAGGCGCTGACGAACGACTTCGGCACCAGGCTCAGCACGAACCCGGTTATGCCGGTGTCGGCGCTGGACGCGTCCTGGAGGGTCTTCTCGGCGACGCTGTCCTTGATCGGGATGGTGGCGCCGTGGTGGCCGGGCTGGACCACGTTCACGACGACGAGGCCGATGACGAGGGCCACCAGCGTCATGGCGGTGAAGTAGAGGATCGTGCGGAGCGCGAGCCCACCCGCCTTGGCGAGGTTGCCGAGCCCGGCGATGCCCACGACGATGGTGCAGAAGATCGTCGGCGCGATGACGACCTTCACCAGCGCCACGAACAGGTCGGCGAGCCACTTCATCCCGCTGGCCTGCACCGGGAACGCGTAGCCGACGACCACGCCGAGGACGATCGAGACCAGCACCCAGAAGTACAGGTGCCGGTAGAGCGGCTTGCGCGCCGCTGCGGGCGGACTGGCGGCCACGT
This window contains:
- a CDS encoding glutamate synthase subunit beta, which encodes MADPHGFLKNDRADAKKRPATERVEDWREVYLDLEPEVREKQVRTQAGRCMDCGIPFCHSGSAGCPLGNLIPEWNDLVRRGDWELASDRLHATNNFPEFTGRLCPAPCEAACVLAITPDAGGAVAIKRVEQAIADVSWEQGLVRASQSTVSSGRKVAVVGSGPAGLAAAQQLTRAGHHVTVFERDDRLGGLLRYGIPEFKMEKKVLDRRLAQLRKEGTKFVTGVEVGVDLTVEQLRAKFDAVVLAVGALRGRDDTTTPGRGLAGVHLAMDHLVPANRAVEGDGPSPLSAAGKHVVIIGGGDTGADCFGTAVREGAASVLQLDQYPMPPAQRDDARSPWPVWPWILRTYAAHEEAGERKFAVAVESFEGDAEGHVREIKLRKVRVEKDADGRRQVVPMSEEIEVLPADMVLLAIGFEGVEHMRLLDDLDIALTPRGTISCGADWQTTAPGVFVCGDAHRGASLVVWAIAEGRSVANAVDRFLTGSSDLPSPVVPNLIPLAVV
- the gltB gene encoding glutamate synthase large subunit — encoded protein: MIFSAIPAPQGLYDPTAERDACGVAMVADIQGRRSHGIVVDALTALANLEHRGAAGAEPTSGDGAGILLQLPDEFLRAVVDFDLPARGSYAAGVAFLPLDADERAKAVDTAERIAAEEGLVVLGWRDVPVDPVAADVGPTALSVVPHFAMLFVASADDAAVEGVELDRLTFGLRKRVEHANVGTYFPSLSARTLVYKGMLTTGQLPAFFPDLRDERLASAIALVHSRFSTNTFPSWPLAHPFRYVAHNGEINTVRGNRNRMRAREALLRSDLIPGDLTRLFPICDAEGSDSASMDEVLELLHLGGRSLPHAVMMMIPEAWENHATMKPAQRAFYQFHASLMEPWDGPACVTFTDGSLVGAVLDRNGLRPARWWQTADGRVVLASETGVLDVPPSQVVAKGRLQPGRMFLVDTEAGRIVDDAEIKAGLADDHPYEEWLHAGLLQLDDLADREHVVQSHESVVRRQLTFGYTEEELRILLAPMTVGGMEPLGSMGTDTPVAALSKRSRLLYDYFVQNFAQVTNPPLDAIREEIVTSVSRVMGPEQNLLGPSPVSCRHIQLDYPVIDNDELAKLIHINDDGDLPGFACTVLSGLYKVDGGGDELAAAVERVRREASEAIANGARTLVLSDRDSDHRMAPIPSLLLVSAVHHHLVRTKERLRVALVVESGDAREVHHIAALLSYGAAAVNPYLAFETIEDLVNQGAITGIEPRKAVRQYVGALVKGVLKIMSKMGISTVGAYTAAQVFEAMGLAHDLLNEYFTGTVSKLGGVGLDVLAEEVAIRHRRAFPDNPTDRSHRRLEVGGEYSYRREGELHLFSPETVFLLQHATKTRKTEVYRQYTEEVERLAREGGTLRGLFELLTQGRTPVPIDEVEPVSSIVKRFNTGAMSYGSISAEAHETLAIAMNRLGGRSNSGEGGEDRERLYDPERRSAVKQVASGRFGVTSEYLVNGTDIQIKMAQGAKPGEGGQLPGYKVYPWIARTRHSTPGVGLISPPPHHDIYSIEDLAQLIHDLKNANEQARVHVKLVSEIGVGTVATGVAKAHADVVLISGHDGGTGASPLNSLKHAGTPWEIGLAETQQTLLLNGLRDRITVQVDGALRTGRDVVVAALLGAEEFGFATAPLIVAGCVMMRVCHLDTCPVGVATQNPVLRARYTGQADHVVNFFEFVAQEVREHLAALGFRTIDEAVGHAELLNTDPAMEHWKASGLDLSPVFAVPETRYPSARRRVRDQDHGLAHALDRTLLQLAEGALEDAIPVRLELPVRNVNRTVGTLLGAEVTRRFGGDGLPDDTIHVRLTGSAGQSLGAFLPAGITLEMVGDANDYVGKGLSGGRIVVRPHEDSAFAAEQQVIAGNVIGYGATSGEIFLRGRVGERFCVRNSGAIAVAEGVGDHAFEYMTGGRAVVLGPTGRNLAAGMSGGIAYLLDLDPANVNKAMVELQRPSPDDLRWLKETVTRHHQLTGSAVAASLLGDWPRRSAAFTKVMPRDYQRVLEAMRLARAEGRDVDTAIMEASRG
- the dctA gene encoding C4-dicarboxylate transporter DctA, whose translation is MAASPPAAARKPLYRHLYFWVLVSIVLGVVVGYAFPVQASGMKWLADLFVALVKVVIAPTIFCTIVVGIAGLGNLAKAGGLALRTILYFTAMTLVALVIGLVVVNVVQPGHHGATIPIKDSVAEKTLQDASSADTGITGFVLSLVPKSFVSAFTDGQLIQVLVIAVLVAVAVAGMGARGAKVVSALDTFAKVMFGVIKIVMYAAPIGAFGGIAYTIGKFGGSILGKLAWLMGSFYVTCVLFVFLVLGGVSYYAGFNILKFLRYIKDELLIVLGTSSSETVLPRMLVKLEAAGAEKSVVGLTIPTGYSFNLDGTCIYLTMGALFIAQATGTDVSIGTQIGLLLFMLLASKGAAGVTGAGLVTLAASLQAFEANSAIPAVGIALIVGIDRFMSEARAITNVIGNGVGTLVIARWQNQLDRDRLREVLDNPSLVDVDHLIDQQHAGDDVPDGDGRRDTVPAGAH